In one Cellulomonas sp. JZ18 genomic region, the following are encoded:
- a CDS encoding SDR family NAD(P)-dependent oxidoreductase, translating into MTLQGKVALVTGAGSGIGRATALRLAQDGATVVALGHSQDSADDVAEEIRGAGGTVLPVAADVADAAAVREVYERVERELGRLDVVVANAGVNGVWAPLEELEPQEWESTIATNLTGTFLTVRYAVPLLVRQGGAVVVVASINGTRTFSNSGASAYATSKAGQVAFARMVAVELGPRGVRVNAVCPGAIDTEIDDNTEQRGTEDLGVAAEYPDGQIPLTGERSGSSQQVADVIAFLASDAASHVSGTEVFVDGGQSLIA; encoded by the coding sequence ATGACGCTGCAGGGCAAGGTCGCGCTGGTCACGGGCGCGGGGTCGGGCATCGGACGGGCGACGGCGCTGCGGCTCGCGCAGGACGGTGCGACCGTCGTCGCGCTCGGGCACAGCCAGGACAGCGCGGACGACGTGGCGGAGGAGATCCGCGGGGCCGGCGGCACGGTGCTCCCGGTGGCCGCGGACGTGGCCGACGCCGCTGCCGTCCGCGAGGTCTACGAGCGCGTCGAGCGCGAGCTCGGCCGCCTCGACGTGGTGGTCGCGAACGCCGGTGTCAACGGCGTGTGGGCGCCGCTGGAGGAGCTCGAGCCGCAGGAGTGGGAGTCGACGATCGCGACGAACCTCACGGGCACGTTCCTCACGGTGCGCTACGCCGTGCCGCTGCTGGTGCGGCAGGGCGGTGCGGTCGTCGTCGTCGCGTCCATCAACGGGACGCGCACGTTCAGCAACTCGGGCGCGTCGGCGTACGCGACGAGCAAGGCCGGGCAGGTGGCGTTCGCGCGGATGGTGGCCGTGGAGCTGGGCCCGCGCGGGGTGCGCGTGAACGCCGTCTGCCCGGGCGCGATCGACACCGAGATCGACGACAACACCGAGCAGCGCGGCACCGAGGACCTCGGCGTCGCGGCCGAGTACCCCGACGGGCAGATCCCGCTGACGGGCGAGCGGTCCGGGTCGTCGCAGCAGGTCGCCGACGTCATCGCGTTCCTCGCGTCCGACGCGGCGAGCCACGTCAGCGGCACGGAGGTGTTCGTGGACGGCGGGCAGTCCCTCATCGCCTGA
- a CDS encoding nuclear transport factor 2 family protein, producing MDLADELMTSERRLAHGRGAEYADTLTDDALVVVPGAVLDRDACVAAMDASDGWDDVELGAPRLVASGDVATVVYPFRGRRGEWTYRATLASTYRRTDSGWRLVLHQQTPEPTG from the coding sequence ATGGACCTCGCCGACGAGCTCATGACCTCCGAGCGGCGCCTCGCGCACGGTCGCGGCGCCGAGTACGCCGACACCCTCACCGACGACGCCCTCGTGGTCGTCCCCGGCGCCGTGCTCGACCGGGACGCGTGCGTCGCGGCGATGGACGCCTCCGACGGCTGGGACGACGTCGAGCTGGGCGCGCCCCGGCTCGTGGCGTCGGGCGACGTCGCGACCGTCGTCTACCCCTTCCGCGGGCGCCGCGGGGAGTGGACGTACCGCGCGACGCTCGCGTCGACGTACCGGCGCACGGACTCCGGGTGGCGCCTCGTGCTGCACCAGCAGACCCCCGAGCCGACCGGCTGA
- a CDS encoding bifunctional 2-polyprenyl-6-hydroxyphenol methylase/3-demethylubiquinol 3-O-methyltransferase UbiG, which produces MSADREARRPGDGVGTGADARASDDPPRWNHNVHYHPVVIAAVPDGARTALDAGCGEGMLARRLRALVPEVTGIDLHAPSLAQARAAGDDVTYVEGDVLTYPFAPASFDLVAAVATLHHLDARTGLLRLADLVRPGGRLAVVGLARASGPADLPPGVAGLVLDHVARRRRGYWEHPSPTVWPPPCTYAQMRRLVAELLPGARWRRHVYWRWSAVWTRPSA; this is translated from the coding sequence GTGAGCGCCGACCGGGAGGCCCGCCGTCCGGGCGACGGCGTCGGGACCGGTGCCGACGCCCGGGCGAGCGACGACCCGCCGCGCTGGAACCACAACGTCCACTACCACCCGGTCGTGATCGCGGCCGTGCCCGACGGCGCGCGCACCGCGCTCGACGCCGGGTGCGGCGAGGGCATGCTCGCCCGCCGGCTGCGTGCGCTGGTACCCGAGGTCACGGGCATCGACCTGCACGCGCCGAGCCTCGCGCAGGCCCGGGCCGCCGGGGACGACGTCACCTACGTGGAGGGGGACGTGCTCACGTACCCGTTCGCCCCCGCGTCGTTCGACCTCGTCGCGGCGGTCGCGACGCTGCACCACCTCGACGCGCGCACGGGGCTGCTGCGCCTGGCCGACCTGGTCCGCCCGGGCGGCCGGCTCGCGGTGGTCGGTCTGGCCCGCGCGTCGGGCCCCGCCGACCTCCCGCCCGGGGTCGCCGGACTCGTCCTCGACCACGTCGCGCGCCGGCGCCGCGGGTACTGGGAGCACCCGTCGCCCACGGTCTGGCCGCCGCCGTGCACGTACGCGCAGATGCGCCGCCTCGTGGCCGAACTGCTGCCCGGCGCGCGCTGGCGGCGGCACGTCTACTGGCGGTGGTCGGCGGTGTGGACGCGGCCGTCCGCGTGA
- a CDS encoding NUDIX domain-containing protein: protein MAVTSAGILLHHGGATPRVLIAHMGGPFWARKDARAWTVPKGVVEPGEDAAAAARREFHEEVGVPAPDLPAVELGAFRYASGKVVVVLAVEVPAELVGSPDDPACDDLTTRPGVSTVEAEWPPRSGRRTTFPEVDRAVWCGLDEARERLVAGQVPAIDALVAATVRA, encoded by the coding sequence ATGGCCGTGACGAGCGCGGGGATCCTCCTGCACCACGGCGGTGCCACGCCGCGCGTGCTCATCGCCCACATGGGTGGTCCGTTCTGGGCCCGCAAGGACGCGCGCGCGTGGACCGTGCCGAAGGGCGTCGTCGAGCCGGGGGAGGACGCGGCTGCCGCCGCGCGGCGCGAGTTCCACGAGGAGGTCGGCGTCCCGGCGCCCGACCTGCCCGCGGTGGAGCTCGGCGCGTTCCGCTACGCGTCCGGCAAGGTCGTCGTCGTCCTCGCCGTCGAGGTGCCCGCGGAGCTCGTCGGCTCGCCCGACGACCCGGCGTGCGACGACCTCACCACCCGTCCGGGGGTGAGCACGGTGGAGGCCGAGTGGCCCCCCCGCTCGGGGCGCCGCACCACGTTCCCCGAGGTGGACCGGGCGGTGTGGTGCGGTCTCGACGAGGCCCGCGAGCGGCTGGTCGCCGGGCAGGTGCCGGCGATCGACGCGCTGGTCGCGGCGACGGTGCGGGCGTGA
- a CDS encoding MFS transporter, with product MPSPGHRPAFWWLWTSSGLSNAADGVLKTALPLVALRYTDSPAVVAGIALALSLPWLLVSLPAGALADRWDRRRTMLVANVVRASALVALVALPADGPASLGLLYALALVVGTAEVFHDTSAQSILPQVVGREHLDRANGRLYAVEVTANQFVGPPLGGVLVAAGVALALVSPALLWVLAVLALLMVRGSFRPTRAAARTTMRADVAEGLRFLWRRPVLRTLALMVGVSNLAEFAMMSVFVLWAVGPDSVLGLSEPGYGALATAAAVGAVLGSLGAERVAARLGRTLSLALCVVVAAASHAVPVLTTQVLVVAAVWAAAGAGIAVWNVVTVSLRQRLTPDHLLGRLTSAYRLLAWGTMPVGALLGGLVGEHVGLAQVFVVATVLDLLLLLCLPVLRERHLREAEAEVVGRDADDALAVSRSDAG from the coding sequence ATGCCGAGCCCCGGGCACCGTCCTGCCTTCTGGTGGCTGTGGACGTCGTCAGGGCTCTCGAACGCCGCCGACGGCGTCCTCAAGACCGCGCTGCCGCTCGTCGCGCTGCGCTACACCGACTCCCCCGCCGTGGTCGCCGGCATCGCGCTCGCGCTGTCCCTGCCCTGGCTGCTCGTGTCGCTGCCCGCCGGCGCGCTCGCCGACCGGTGGGACCGCCGTCGCACGATGCTCGTCGCCAACGTGGTCCGCGCGTCCGCGCTGGTCGCGCTCGTCGCGCTGCCCGCGGACGGGCCGGCCTCGCTGGGGCTGCTCTACGCGCTCGCCCTCGTGGTCGGGACCGCCGAGGTCTTCCACGACACCAGCGCGCAGTCGATCCTTCCCCAGGTCGTCGGGCGCGAGCACCTCGACCGCGCGAACGGGCGCCTCTACGCGGTCGAGGTGACCGCCAACCAGTTCGTCGGGCCGCCGCTCGGCGGCGTGCTCGTCGCCGCGGGCGTCGCGCTCGCGCTCGTGTCGCCCGCGCTGCTGTGGGTGCTCGCGGTCCTCGCGCTCCTCATGGTGCGCGGGTCGTTCCGGCCCACGCGTGCCGCCGCCCGGACCACGATGCGCGCCGACGTCGCCGAGGGCCTGCGCTTCCTGTGGCGGCGGCCGGTGCTGCGCACGCTCGCCCTCATGGTCGGCGTCTCCAACCTCGCCGAGTTCGCGATGATGTCGGTCTTCGTGCTGTGGGCCGTCGGGCCGGACTCGGTGCTCGGCCTCAGCGAGCCGGGCTACGGGGCGCTCGCGACCGCCGCCGCCGTGGGTGCGGTGCTCGGCTCGCTCGGCGCCGAGCGGGTCGCCGCACGCCTCGGGCGCACGCTGAGCCTCGCCCTGTGCGTCGTGGTCGCCGCGGCGTCGCACGCCGTCCCGGTGCTCACCACGCAGGTGCTCGTCGTCGCCGCCGTGTGGGCCGCCGCCGGCGCGGGCATCGCCGTGTGGAACGTCGTCACGGTCTCGCTGCGCCAGCGCCTCACGCCCGACCACCTGCTGGGTCGGCTCACGTCCGCGTACCGGCTCCTGGCGTGGGGGACGATGCCGGTCGGCGCCCTGCTCGGCGGGCTCGTCGGCGAGCACGTCGGCCTCGCGCAGGTGTTCGTCGTCGCGACCGTGCTCGACCTGCTCCTGCTGCTGTGCCTGCCGGTGCTGCGCGAGCGGCACCTGCGCGAGGCGGAGGCGGAGGTGGTCGGACGGGACGCGGACGACGCGCTCGCGGTCAGCCGGTCCGACGCCGGGTGA
- a CDS encoding STAS domain-containing protein yields MEIAKDVRAGGVAVLRPQGRLTMVTAGELKAEVDRVVDAGSAVVVVDLEETAFMDSSGLGALVGGLRRARAAGGDLRIARVNGQVLTVLRLTTMDRVLTPYDTVEDAAGAA; encoded by the coding sequence ATGGAGATCGCGAAGGACGTGCGGGCCGGCGGGGTCGCCGTGCTGCGGCCGCAGGGCAGGCTGACGATGGTGACCGCCGGTGAGCTCAAGGCGGAGGTCGACCGCGTGGTCGACGCCGGCAGCGCCGTCGTCGTCGTCGACCTGGAGGAGACCGCGTTCATGGACTCCTCGGGCCTCGGCGCCCTGGTGGGCGGTCTGCGTCGTGCCCGGGCGGCGGGCGGCGACCTGCGCATCGCCCGCGTCAACGGCCAGGTGCTCACCGTGCTGCGCCTGACCACCATGGACCGCGTGCTCACGCCGTACGACACGGTCGAGGACGCCGCCGGTGCCGCCTGA
- a CDS encoding SpoIIE family protein phosphatase — protein MGSTDGARATEEERLAAVHRLDLLDTPPEERFDRAQEAVDRVLALAAGSGTRPDDVTVVAVRRGAAT, from the coding sequence ATGGGGAGCACCGACGGCGCGCGCGCCACCGAGGAGGAGCGGCTCGCCGCGGTGCACCGGCTCGACCTGCTCGACACCCCGCCGGAGGAGCGCTTCGACCGGGCGCAGGAGGCGGTCGACCGGGTGCTCGCGCTCGCCGCCGGCAGCGGTACCCGGCCGGACGACGTCACGGTCGTGGCCGTGCGGCGCGGGGCCGCCACGTGA
- a CDS encoding type 1 glutamine amidotransferase domain-containing protein, with the protein MPATDLTGRRVLAVVTNYGVEQDELVVPVEHLREAGAQVDVAAVEESPIQTLVGDKDPGRTVDPDTTISAVDGQGYDLLLVPGGTINADNLRLQDDAIAIVTEFARSGRPVAAICHGPWSLVEAGLLQGKTLTSYPSLATDVRNAGGEWVDKSVVSDDAGGFTLVTSRTPDDLDDFLGAVDAALGGPA; encoded by the coding sequence ATGCCCGCCACCGACCTCACCGGCCGCCGCGTGCTCGCCGTCGTCACGAACTACGGCGTGGAGCAGGACGAGCTCGTCGTCCCCGTCGAGCACCTGCGCGAAGCAGGCGCCCAGGTCGACGTCGCCGCCGTCGAGGAGTCCCCGATCCAGACGCTCGTCGGCGACAAGGACCCGGGCCGCACCGTCGACCCGGACACGACGATCTCCGCCGTCGACGGCCAGGGGTACGACCTCCTGCTCGTGCCCGGCGGCACGATCAACGCCGACAACCTGCGCCTGCAGGACGACGCGATCGCGATCGTCACGGAGTTCGCCAGGTCCGGCCGGCCCGTCGCGGCGATCTGCCACGGCCCCTGGTCGCTCGTCGAGGCGGGCCTGCTGCAGGGCAAGACGCTCACGTCGTACCCGTCGCTCGCCACCGACGTGCGCAACGCCGGCGGCGAGTGGGTCGACAAGTCCGTGGTGAGCGACGACGCCGGCGGCTTCACGCTCGTCACGTCGCGCACCCCGGACGACCTCGACGACTTCCTCGGCGCGGTCGACGCGGCGCTGGGCGGGCCGGCCTGA
- a CDS encoding YciI family protein encodes MAEAQTYLVMLWGDEAPWADATPEQMAAAYADHDRFSKACAEAGHEIVGGEELQGARSATLVRPAADGYEVVDGPYTETVEQLGGYYLIRTADLAGLQSLVPMIMDGGTVEIRPIVDHSGATS; translated from the coding sequence ATGGCCGAGGCACAGACGTACCTGGTGATGCTGTGGGGCGACGAGGCGCCGTGGGCGGACGCGACGCCGGAGCAGATGGCGGCGGCGTACGCCGACCACGACCGCTTCTCGAAGGCGTGCGCCGAGGCGGGGCACGAGATCGTCGGCGGCGAGGAGCTGCAGGGCGCGCGCAGCGCGACGCTCGTGCGTCCCGCCGCGGACGGGTACGAGGTCGTCGACGGGCCGTACACGGAGACCGTGGAGCAGCTGGGCGGGTACTACCTGATCCGCACCGCGGACCTCGCGGGCCTGCAGTCGCTGGTGCCGATGATCATGGACGGCGGCACGGTCGAGATCCGTCCGATCGTCGACCACTCCGGGGCGACCTCGTGA
- a CDS encoding YciI family protein yields MRVLVLLYQDERVWAEADEAERARYYAQHAAFDVALREAGVTVVAAEALAGVRSAVTFRRRGEDETLVDGPFAETAEQLGGFYLLDAPDLAAVTGTLGTLPEYTLEVRPVAEV; encoded by the coding sequence GTGAGGGTCCTCGTCCTGCTCTACCAGGACGAGCGGGTCTGGGCCGAGGCCGACGAGGCGGAGCGCGCGCGGTACTACGCGCAGCACGCGGCGTTCGACGTCGCGCTGCGCGAGGCGGGCGTCACCGTCGTCGCGGCCGAGGCGCTCGCGGGCGTCCGGTCCGCGGTGACGTTCCGGCGCCGCGGCGAGGACGAGACGCTCGTGGACGGGCCGTTCGCGGAGACGGCCGAGCAGCTGGGCGGGTTCTACCTGCTGGACGCCCCGGACCTCGCCGCCGTCACCGGCACGCTCGGGACCCTGCCGGAGTACACCCTCGAGGTCCGGCCGGTCGCCGAGGTATGA
- a CDS encoding RNA polymerase sigma factor: MTTDVDAALADAWRTHWSRVVALLVAQFASPDLAEDGAADAFEAAARTWPVDGVPSSPGAWLLTAARRRVLDRLRARAVHLRKEPLMVVDAQMRALAAAAVDPGAHVADEQLRLVLACCHPALAPADRVALTLRFVVGLTTADIARLQLVQHTAMSARLTRAKKRLATSGIAFAVPPPDRLDERLDAVATVLYLVFTAGYQPADVPGGLRIDLADEAVRLTRELDRLVGGRPGLRALLALMLLQHSRRDARVDADGRIVLLPDQDRTRWHADEITEGLALVRALPPLAGLAEDHRLQALVAAEHAAARTPRETRWDVVAGLYAALEQRTGSPVVRLARAVAVAEAAGPAAGLALLDGLDDVLAHHHRLPAVRGELLLRAGRAPEAVAAFERALALVPAPAERVHLTERLAAAREAVGRDDA, from the coding sequence ATGACGACGGACGTCGACGCGGCCCTGGCGGACGCCTGGCGCACCCACTGGTCGCGCGTCGTGGCCCTGCTCGTCGCGCAGTTCGCGAGCCCCGACCTGGCCGAGGACGGCGCTGCGGACGCGTTCGAGGCGGCCGCCCGCACCTGGCCCGTCGACGGCGTCCCGTCGAGCCCCGGCGCCTGGCTGCTCACCGCGGCCCGGCGCCGGGTGCTCGACCGGCTGCGGGCCCGCGCCGTGCACCTGCGCAAGGAGCCGCTGATGGTCGTCGACGCGCAGATGCGTGCGCTCGCGGCCGCGGCGGTCGACCCGGGCGCGCACGTCGCGGACGAGCAGCTGCGGCTCGTGCTGGCGTGCTGCCACCCCGCGCTCGCGCCCGCGGACCGCGTGGCGCTGACGCTGCGGTTCGTCGTCGGCCTGACCACGGCCGACATCGCGCGCCTGCAGCTCGTGCAGCACACCGCCATGTCGGCGCGGCTCACGCGGGCGAAGAAGCGGCTCGCGACGTCGGGCATCGCGTTCGCCGTCCCGCCGCCGGACCGGCTCGACGAGCGCCTCGACGCGGTCGCCACCGTCCTCTACCTCGTGTTCACCGCGGGCTACCAGCCGGCGGACGTGCCGGGCGGCCTGCGCATCGACCTCGCGGACGAGGCGGTCCGGCTGACGCGTGAGCTCGACCGGCTCGTCGGCGGGCGGCCCGGCCTGCGGGCGCTGCTCGCGCTCATGCTGCTGCAGCACTCCCGCCGGGACGCGCGCGTGGACGCGGACGGGCGGATCGTCCTGCTGCCCGACCAGGACCGCACGCGCTGGCACGCGGACGAGATCACGGAGGGGCTCGCGCTCGTCCGTGCGCTGCCCCCGCTCGCGGGGCTCGCGGAGGACCACCGGCTGCAGGCCCTCGTCGCGGCCGAGCACGCCGCGGCCCGTACCCCGCGAGAGACCCGCTGGGACGTCGTCGCGGGCCTGTACGCCGCGCTCGAGCAGCGCACCGGCTCGCCGGTGGTGCGGCTGGCCCGCGCGGTCGCGGTGGCGGAGGCGGCCGGGCCCGCTGCGGGTCTGGCGCTGCTCGACGGGCTGGACGACGTCCTGGCGCACCACCACCGCCTGCCGGCCGTGCGCGGCGAGCTGCTGCTGCGTGCGGGACGCGCACCCGAGGCCGTCGCGGCGTTCGAACGGGCGCTCGCGCTCGTGCCCGCACCCGCCGAGCGGGTGCACCTGACGGAGCGGCTCGCGGCCGCCCGGGAGGCCGTGGGCCGCGACGACGCGTGA